From Lycium ferocissimum isolate CSIRO_LF1 chromosome 12, AGI_CSIRO_Lferr_CH_V1, whole genome shotgun sequence, one genomic window encodes:
- the LOC132040883 gene encoding 6,7-dimethyl-8-ribityllumazine synthase, chloroplastic-like — translation MAASGFGQCNVAPRTTTIINPTQRQLFSLSFNRQTVNSSSPALSFTQSLGFGSRHCEDLNRFTTCAVRELTGSVISANGHRFAVVVARFNDLITKKLLEGALDTFKNYSVREEDIDVVWVPGCFEIGVVAQHLGKSRKYQAILCIGAVIRGDTSHYDAVVNAATSGVLSAGLNSGTPCIFGVLTCDTLEQAFNRCGGKSGNKGAETAMTAIEMASLFEHHLKPLEE, via the exons ATGGCGGCTTCAGGTTTCGGACAATGCAATGTTGCTCCTCGTACAACAACTATAATAAATCCTACGCAACGTCAGCTCTTCTCTTTGTCTTTCAACAGACAAACCGTAAACTCTTCTTCACCTGCACTCTCATTCACCCAATCTCTAG GTTTTGGGTCGAGACATTGCGAGGATCTAAACCGGTTTACAACGTGTGCTGTTCGTGAGTTGACTGGTTCTGTTATATCTGCCAACGGCCATCGCTTTGCTGTT GTGGTTGCACGTTTCAATGATCTGATCACCAAGAAGCTTTTGGAGGGAGCTTTggacactttcaagaattacTCAGTTAGAGAGGAAGATATTGAT GTTGTATGGGTTCCTGGCTGTTTTGAAATCGGCGTTGTTGCACAGCATCTTGGAAAGTCACGGAAATATCAAGCAATACTCTGCATTGGGGCTGTG ATCAGAGGTGATACGTCTCACTATGATGCTGTCGTTAATGCTGCCACATCTGGAGTACTTTCAGCAGGTCTAAATTCAG GTACTCCTTGCATATTTGGTGTTTTGACATGTGATACGTTAGAGCAG GCTTTCAATCGCTGTGGTGGTAAGTCTGGGAATAAAGGTGCCGAAACAGCAATGACAGCT ATTGAGATGGCGTCTTTGTTTGAGCACCACCTCAAGCCTTTAGAGGAGTAA